One part of the Epinephelus fuscoguttatus linkage group LG12, E.fuscoguttatus.final_Chr_v1 genome encodes these proteins:
- the LOC125897763 gene encoding NACHT, LRR and PYD domains-containing protein 12-like isoform X2 codes for MERLQQWLWPGPGPGPGPGLVSMKTDFSTKEPAELRDEQQDIPNSPVPSCLSMKSDQSLPEPLNFKDETCSVDKSSPNSPVPSCLFMKSDQSLPEPLNFKDETCSVDKSFFRVDQETSEVPAGHSARQTDLDSIFMLLEENIVSFVKNELKTFLRVLTLDSTECLDRQSEDEEVLGGEDEEQKRSSREAFLKITLNFLKIMKQEELADCLQSKTPAFCQCKLKSNLLRKFQFMFEGIAKTGNPTLLNQIYTELYITEGGTAEVNDEHEVRQIETASRKADRPETTIRQEDIFKASPGDKPIRTVMTKGVAGIGKTVLTQKFTLDWAEDKANQDIQLTFPLTFRELNVLKEKKYSLVELVHHFFTETKEAGICRFEEFQVVFIFDGLDECRLPLDFCNNEILTDVTESTSVDVLLTNLIRGNCFLCSPLDNHRPAAANQIPPECVDMVTEVRGFTDPQKEEYFRKRFRDEEQASRIISHIKTSRSLHIMCHIPVFCWITATVLEDVMKTREEGELPKTLTDMYIHFLVVQTKVKNIKYDGGAETDHHWSPESRKMIESLGKLAFDQLQKGNLIFYESDLTECGIDIRAASVYSGVFTQIFKEERGLYQDKVFCFIHLSVQEFLAALHVHLTFISSGVDLLMEEQSTCQSSTPAADKSAVKRFYQSAVDKALESPNGHLDLFLRFFVGLSLQTNQDLLRGLLTQTGCCSPTNQQTAHYIKKKIRENPCAEKNINLFHCLNELKDHSLEDEIQQSLSSGRLSTDKLSPAQWSALVFILLSSEEDLDVFDLKKYSPSEEALLRLLPVVKASNKALLSVCKLSEKSCEALSSALSCQSSRLRELDLGDNDLQDSGVKTLSAGLKSPHCRLETLRLYQSSLTEDCCQVLAAVLSSESSTLTELDLSNNNLQDSGLMQLCAGLESLHCKLKTLRLSICNLSERSCEALASVLGSQSSSLRELDLNGNYLQDSGVKLLLVGLESPHCRLETLRLNQTSLTDESCPEFSAALSSNSSTLTELDLSNNDLQDSGVALLSSGLESPNCTLETLSLSGCLITEEGCASLASALSSNPSHLRELDLSYNHPGDSGVKLLSAGLEDPHWRLDTLRLDHGGLQRLKPGLRKYTCDLTLDPNTAHRKLQLSKDLRKVTVVAHEHKCADRPERFNCWFQLLCKNGLTGRCYWEVERRGAVYVGVAYSGIRRRGQGVDCKLGGSSKSWSVYCSDENYFVWHDDRRAAVCTNPSSVSHRVGVYVDCLAGTLSFYRVSSDTLIHLHTFYCTVTEPLYPGFRFGFGFFGSSVSLLQLEDKKSSPEDTNTHRGPK; via the exons atggagAG GTTACAGCAATGGTTATGGCCTGGACCAGGACCTGGTCCAGGACCTGGACTAGTGTCCATGAAGACAGATTTTTCAACAAAAGAACCTGCTGAGCTCAGGGATGAACAACAAGACAT TCCAAACAGTCCTGTCCCCAGCTGTTTGTCCATGAAGAGTGACCAGTCTTTACCTGAGCCTCTTAATTTCAAAGATGAAACCTGCTCTGTTGATAAAAG CAGTCCAAACAGTCCTGTCCCCAGCTGTTTGTTTATGAAGAGTGACCAGTCTTTACCTGAGCCTCTTAATTTCAAAGATGAAACCTGCTCTGTTGATAAAA gttttttcagagtTGATCAGGAGACATCAGAGGTTCCTGCTGGTCACTCTGCTCGTCAAACAGACCTGGACTCCATATTTATG CTGCTTGAGGAGAACATTGTCAGTTTTGTGAAGAACGAGCTGAAGACGTTTCTGAGGGTCCTGACATTAGATAGCACAGAGTGCTTGGACAGGCAgagtgaggatgaggaggtgtTGGGTGGTGAGGATGAAGAGCagaagaggagcagcagagaggcgtTTCTGAAGATCACACTGAACTTCCTGAAGATAAtgaagcaggaggagctggctgactGTCTGCAGAGCA AAACTCCTGCATTTTGCCAGTGCAAACTCAAATCTAATCTTCTGAGAAAGTTCCAGTTCATGTTTGAGGGGATCGCTAAAACAGGAAACCCAACCCTTCTGAATCAGATCTACACAgagctctacatcacagagggagGGACTGCAGAGGTCAATGATGAACATGAGGTCAGACAGATTGAAACAGCATCCAGGAAAGCAGACAGACCAGAAACAACCATCAGACAAGAAGACATCTTTAAAGCCTCACCTGGAGACAAACCAATCAGAACAGTGATGACAAAGGGAGTGGCTGGCATTGGGAAAACAGTCTTAACACAGaagttcactctggactggGCTGAAGACAAAGCCAACCAGGACATACAGTTGACATTTCCATTGACTTTCAGAGAGCTGAAtgtgctgaaagagaaaaagtacAGCTTGGTGGAACTTGTTCATCACTTCTTTACTGAAACCAAAGAAGCAGGAATCTGCAGGTTTGAAGAGTTCCAGGTTGTGTTCATCTTTGACGGTCTGGATGAGTGTCGACTTCCTCTGGACTTCTGCAACAATGAGATCCTGACTGATGTTACAGAGTCCACCTCAGTGGATGTGCTGCTGACAAACCTCATCAGGGGGAACTGCTTCCTCTGCTCGCCTCTGGATAACCAccgacctgcagcagccaatcagatccctcctgagtgtgttgacatggtgacagaggtcagagggttCACTGACCCACAGAAGGAGGAGTACTTCAGGAAGAGAttcagagatgaggagcaggcCAGCAGAATCATCTCCCACATCAAGACATCACGAAGCCTCCACATCATGTGCCAcatcccagtcttctgctggatcactgctacagttctggaggatgtgatgaagaccagagaggaaggagagctgcccaagaccctgactgaCATGTACATCCACTTCCTGGTGGTTCAGACCAAAGTGAAGAACATCAAgtatgatggaggagctgagacaGATCATCACTGGAGTCCAGAGAGCAGGAAGATGATTGAGTCTCTGGGAAAACTGGCTTTTGATCAGCTGCAGAAAGGCAACCTGATCTTCTATGAATCAGACCTGACAGAGTGTGGCATCGATATCAGAGCAGCCTCAGTGTACTCAGgagtgttcacacagatctttaaagaggagagaggactgtaccagGACAAGGTGTTCTGCTTCATCCATCTGAGTgttcaggagtttctggctgCTCTTCATGTCCATCTGACCTTCATCAGCTCTGGTGTTGATCTCCTGATGGAGGAGCAGTCAACCTGCCAGAGTTCCACACCAGCAGCAGACAAATCTGCAGTGAAACGCTTCTACCAGAGTGCTGTGGACAAGGCCTTAGAGAGTCCAAACGGACACCTTGACTTGTTCCTCCGCTTCTTTGTAGGTCTTTCCCTGCAGACCAATCAGGATCTTCTACGAGGCCTGCTCACTCAGACAGGATGTTGCTCACCCACCAATCAGCAAACAGCCCACTACATCAAGAAGAAAATCAGAGAGAATCCCTGTgcggaaaaaaacatcaatctgTTTCACTGTCTGAACGAGCTGAAGGACCATTCTCTAGAAGACGAGATCCAACAGTCCCTGAGTTCAGGACGTCTCTCCACAGATAAACTGTCTCCTGCTCAGTGGTCAGCTCTCGTCTTCATCTTACTGTCATCAGAAGAAGATCTGGACGTGTTTGACCTGAAAAAATATTCACCTTCAGAGGAAGCTcttctgaggctgctgccagTGGTCAAAGCCTCCAACAAAGCTCT GTTAAGTGTCTGTAAGCTATCAGAAAAAAGCTGTGAAGCTTTGTCCTCAGCTCTTAGCTGTCAGTCCTCTCGTCTTAGAGAGCTGGACCTGGGTGACAACgacctgcaggattcaggagtgaagacACTGTCCGCTGGACTGAAGAGTCCACACTGTAGGCTGGAAACACTACG GTTATATCAATCAAGCCTCACAGAAGACTGCTGTCAGGTGCTCGCTGCAGTTCTCAGTTCAGAGTCCTCCACTCTgacagagctggacctgagtaacAACAACTTGCAGGATTCAGGATTGATGCAACTCTGTGCTGGGCTGGAAAGTCTGCACTGCAAACTGAAAACTCTGAG GCTCAGTATCTGCAATCtctcagagagaagctgtgaagCTCTGGCCTCAGTTCTTGGCTCCCAGTCCTCTAGTCtcagagagctggacctgaatGGAAACTatctgcaggattcaggagtgaagctgctcCTTGTTGGActggagagtccacactgtcGGCTGGAGACTCTCAG GTTGAATCAAACCAGTCTTACGGACGAAAGCTGTCCTGAGTTTTCAGCTGCTCTCAGCTCCAACTCCTCTACTCTAACAGAGTTAGACCTGAGTAACAACgacctgcaggattcaggagtggcGCTACTGTCGTCTGGACTAGAGAGTCCAAACTGTACCCTGGAGACCCTCAG TCTGTCAGGCTGTCTGATCACAGAGGAAGGCTGTGCttctctggcctcagctctgagctccaacccctcccatctgagagagctggacctgagctacAATCATCCAGGAGActcaggagtgaagctgctgtctGCCGGATTGGAGGATCCACACTGGAGACTGGACACTCTCAG GCTTGACCATGGTGGACTCCAGAGGTTGAAACCAGGTCTGAGGAAGT ACACCTGTGATTTGACACTGGACCCGAACACAGCACACAGAAAGCTTCAACTGTCCAAAGACCTCAGAAAAGTGACAGTTGTAGCCCACGAGCACAAGTGTGCAGATCGTCCAGAGAGATTCAACTGCTGGTTTCAGCTGCTGTGTAAAAACGGTCTGACTGGTCgttgttactgggaggtggagaggagaggagcggtGTATGTGGGAGTGGCATACAGTGGAATCAGAAGGAGAGGGCAGGGTGTTGACTGCAAGCTCGGAGGAAGCAGTAAGTCTTGGAGTGTGTACTGCTCTGATGAGAACTACTTTGTCTGGCACGATGACAGACGAGCAGCAGTATGCACCAACCCGTCCTCCGTCTCTCACAGAGTAGGAGTGTATGTGGACTGTCTTGCCGGCACTCTGTCCTTCTACAGAGTGTCCTCTGACACTCTGATCCACCTCCACACCTTCTACTGCACAGTCACTGAACCCCTCTACCCTGGGTTTAGATTCGGGTTTGGATTCTTCGGTTCCTCGGTCTCTCTGTTGCAGCTGGAAGACAAAAAGTCCTCTCCTGAGGACACCAACACTCACAGAGGGCCCAAGTAA
- the LOC125897763 gene encoding NACHT, LRR and PYD domains-containing protein 12-like isoform X6: MERLQQWLWPGPGPGPGPGLVSMKTDFSTKEPAELRDEQQDISPNSPVPSCLSMKSDQSLPEPLNFKDETCSVDKRVDQETSEVPAGHSARQTDLDSIFMLLEENIVSFVKNELKTFLRVLTLDSTECLDRQSEDEEVLGGEDEEQKRSSREAFLKITLNFLKIMKQEELADCLQSKTPAFCQCKLKSNLLRKFQFMFEGIAKTGNPTLLNQIYTELYITEGGTAEVNDEHEVRQIETASRKADRPETTIRQEDIFKASPGDKPIRTVMTKGVAGIGKTVLTQKFTLDWAEDKANQDIQLTFPLTFRELNVLKEKKYSLVELVHHFFTETKEAGICRFEEFQVVFIFDGLDECRLPLDFCNNEILTDVTESTSVDVLLTNLIRGNCFLCSPLDNHRPAAANQIPPECVDMVTEVRGFTDPQKEEYFRKRFRDEEQASRIISHIKTSRSLHIMCHIPVFCWITATVLEDVMKTREEGELPKTLTDMYIHFLVVQTKVKNIKYDGGAETDHHWSPESRKMIESLGKLAFDQLQKGNLIFYESDLTECGIDIRAASVYSGVFTQIFKEERGLYQDKVFCFIHLSVQEFLAALHVHLTFISSGVDLLMEEQSTCQSSTPAADKSAVKRFYQSAVDKALESPNGHLDLFLRFFVGLSLQTNQDLLRGLLTQTGCCSPTNQQTAHYIKKKIRENPCAEKNINLFHCLNELKDHSLEDEIQQSLSSGRLSTDKLSPAQWSALVFILLSSEEDLDVFDLKKYSPSEEALLRLLPVVKASNKALLSVCKLSEKSCEALSSALSCQSSRLRELDLGDNDLQDSGVKTLSAGLKSPHCRLETLRLYQSSLTEDCCQVLAAVLSSESSTLTELDLSNNNLQDSGLMQLCAGLESLHCKLKTLRLSICNLSERSCEALASVLGSQSSSLRELDLNGNYLQDSGVKLLLVGLESPHCRLETLRLNQTSLTDESCPEFSAALSSNSSTLTELDLSNNDLQDSGVALLSSGLESPNCTLETLSLSGCLITEEGCASLASALSSNPSHLRELDLSYNHPGDSGVKLLSAGLEDPHWRLDTLRLDHGGLQRLKPGLRKYTCDLTLDPNTAHRKLQLSKDLRKVTVVAHEHKCADRPERFNCWFQLLCKNGLTGRCYWEVERRGAVYVGVAYSGIRRRGQGVDCKLGGSSKSWSVYCSDENYFVWHDDRRAAVCTNPSSVSHRVGVYVDCLAGTLSFYRVSSDTLIHLHTFYCTVTEPLYPGFRFGFGFFGSSVSLLQLEDKKSSPEDTNTHRGPK, translated from the exons atggagAG GTTACAGCAATGGTTATGGCCTGGACCAGGACCTGGTCCAGGACCTGGACTAGTGTCCATGAAGACAGATTTTTCAACAAAAGAACCTGCTGAGCTCAGGGATGAACAACAAGACAT CAGTCCAAACAGTCCTGTCCCCAGCTGTTTGTCCATGAAGAGTGACCAGTCTTTACCTGAGCCTCTTAATTTCAAAGATGAAACCTGCTCTGTTGATAAAAG agtTGATCAGGAGACATCAGAGGTTCCTGCTGGTCACTCTGCTCGTCAAACAGACCTGGACTCCATATTTATG CTGCTTGAGGAGAACATTGTCAGTTTTGTGAAGAACGAGCTGAAGACGTTTCTGAGGGTCCTGACATTAGATAGCACAGAGTGCTTGGACAGGCAgagtgaggatgaggaggtgtTGGGTGGTGAGGATGAAGAGCagaagaggagcagcagagaggcgtTTCTGAAGATCACACTGAACTTCCTGAAGATAAtgaagcaggaggagctggctgactGTCTGCAGAGCA AAACTCCTGCATTTTGCCAGTGCAAACTCAAATCTAATCTTCTGAGAAAGTTCCAGTTCATGTTTGAGGGGATCGCTAAAACAGGAAACCCAACCCTTCTGAATCAGATCTACACAgagctctacatcacagagggagGGACTGCAGAGGTCAATGATGAACATGAGGTCAGACAGATTGAAACAGCATCCAGGAAAGCAGACAGACCAGAAACAACCATCAGACAAGAAGACATCTTTAAAGCCTCACCTGGAGACAAACCAATCAGAACAGTGATGACAAAGGGAGTGGCTGGCATTGGGAAAACAGTCTTAACACAGaagttcactctggactggGCTGAAGACAAAGCCAACCAGGACATACAGTTGACATTTCCATTGACTTTCAGAGAGCTGAAtgtgctgaaagagaaaaagtacAGCTTGGTGGAACTTGTTCATCACTTCTTTACTGAAACCAAAGAAGCAGGAATCTGCAGGTTTGAAGAGTTCCAGGTTGTGTTCATCTTTGACGGTCTGGATGAGTGTCGACTTCCTCTGGACTTCTGCAACAATGAGATCCTGACTGATGTTACAGAGTCCACCTCAGTGGATGTGCTGCTGACAAACCTCATCAGGGGGAACTGCTTCCTCTGCTCGCCTCTGGATAACCAccgacctgcagcagccaatcagatccctcctgagtgtgttgacatggtgacagaggtcagagggttCACTGACCCACAGAAGGAGGAGTACTTCAGGAAGAGAttcagagatgaggagcaggcCAGCAGAATCATCTCCCACATCAAGACATCACGAAGCCTCCACATCATGTGCCAcatcccagtcttctgctggatcactgctacagttctggaggatgtgatgaagaccagagaggaaggagagctgcccaagaccctgactgaCATGTACATCCACTTCCTGGTGGTTCAGACCAAAGTGAAGAACATCAAgtatgatggaggagctgagacaGATCATCACTGGAGTCCAGAGAGCAGGAAGATGATTGAGTCTCTGGGAAAACTGGCTTTTGATCAGCTGCAGAAAGGCAACCTGATCTTCTATGAATCAGACCTGACAGAGTGTGGCATCGATATCAGAGCAGCCTCAGTGTACTCAGgagtgttcacacagatctttaaagaggagagaggactgtaccagGACAAGGTGTTCTGCTTCATCCATCTGAGTgttcaggagtttctggctgCTCTTCATGTCCATCTGACCTTCATCAGCTCTGGTGTTGATCTCCTGATGGAGGAGCAGTCAACCTGCCAGAGTTCCACACCAGCAGCAGACAAATCTGCAGTGAAACGCTTCTACCAGAGTGCTGTGGACAAGGCCTTAGAGAGTCCAAACGGACACCTTGACTTGTTCCTCCGCTTCTTTGTAGGTCTTTCCCTGCAGACCAATCAGGATCTTCTACGAGGCCTGCTCACTCAGACAGGATGTTGCTCACCCACCAATCAGCAAACAGCCCACTACATCAAGAAGAAAATCAGAGAGAATCCCTGTgcggaaaaaaacatcaatctgTTTCACTGTCTGAACGAGCTGAAGGACCATTCTCTAGAAGACGAGATCCAACAGTCCCTGAGTTCAGGACGTCTCTCCACAGATAAACTGTCTCCTGCTCAGTGGTCAGCTCTCGTCTTCATCTTACTGTCATCAGAAGAAGATCTGGACGTGTTTGACCTGAAAAAATATTCACCTTCAGAGGAAGCTcttctgaggctgctgccagTGGTCAAAGCCTCCAACAAAGCTCT GTTAAGTGTCTGTAAGCTATCAGAAAAAAGCTGTGAAGCTTTGTCCTCAGCTCTTAGCTGTCAGTCCTCTCGTCTTAGAGAGCTGGACCTGGGTGACAACgacctgcaggattcaggagtgaagacACTGTCCGCTGGACTGAAGAGTCCACACTGTAGGCTGGAAACACTACG GTTATATCAATCAAGCCTCACAGAAGACTGCTGTCAGGTGCTCGCTGCAGTTCTCAGTTCAGAGTCCTCCACTCTgacagagctggacctgagtaacAACAACTTGCAGGATTCAGGATTGATGCAACTCTGTGCTGGGCTGGAAAGTCTGCACTGCAAACTGAAAACTCTGAG GCTCAGTATCTGCAATCtctcagagagaagctgtgaagCTCTGGCCTCAGTTCTTGGCTCCCAGTCCTCTAGTCtcagagagctggacctgaatGGAAACTatctgcaggattcaggagtgaagctgctcCTTGTTGGActggagagtccacactgtcGGCTGGAGACTCTCAG GTTGAATCAAACCAGTCTTACGGACGAAAGCTGTCCTGAGTTTTCAGCTGCTCTCAGCTCCAACTCCTCTACTCTAACAGAGTTAGACCTGAGTAACAACgacctgcaggattcaggagtggcGCTACTGTCGTCTGGACTAGAGAGTCCAAACTGTACCCTGGAGACCCTCAG TCTGTCAGGCTGTCTGATCACAGAGGAAGGCTGTGCttctctggcctcagctctgagctccaacccctcccatctgagagagctggacctgagctacAATCATCCAGGAGActcaggagtgaagctgctgtctGCCGGATTGGAGGATCCACACTGGAGACTGGACACTCTCAG GCTTGACCATGGTGGACTCCAGAGGTTGAAACCAGGTCTGAGGAAGT ACACCTGTGATTTGACACTGGACCCGAACACAGCACACAGAAAGCTTCAACTGTCCAAAGACCTCAGAAAAGTGACAGTTGTAGCCCACGAGCACAAGTGTGCAGATCGTCCAGAGAGATTCAACTGCTGGTTTCAGCTGCTGTGTAAAAACGGTCTGACTGGTCgttgttactgggaggtggagaggagaggagcggtGTATGTGGGAGTGGCATACAGTGGAATCAGAAGGAGAGGGCAGGGTGTTGACTGCAAGCTCGGAGGAAGCAGTAAGTCTTGGAGTGTGTACTGCTCTGATGAGAACTACTTTGTCTGGCACGATGACAGACGAGCAGCAGTATGCACCAACCCGTCCTCCGTCTCTCACAGAGTAGGAGTGTATGTGGACTGTCTTGCCGGCACTCTGTCCTTCTACAGAGTGTCCTCTGACACTCTGATCCACCTCCACACCTTCTACTGCACAGTCACTGAACCCCTCTACCCTGGGTTTAGATTCGGGTTTGGATTCTTCGGTTCCTCGGTCTCTCTGTTGCAGCTGGAAGACAAAAAGTCCTCTCCTGAGGACACCAACACTCACAGAGGGCCCAAGTAA